One segment of Panicum virgatum strain AP13 chromosome 1K, P.virgatum_v5, whole genome shotgun sequence DNA contains the following:
- the LOC120710574 gene encoding ascorbate-specific transmembrane electron transporter 2-like gives MGLGVRAAPFTYVAHALAIAAAVMVLVWAIHFRGGLAIEATDKNLIFNVHPVLMLIGYVIIGSEAIMVYKVFPTLKHDTAKLIHLILHGIALVLGAVGIYFAFKNHNESGIANLYSLHSWLGIGTITLYGIQWIFGFVTFFFPGAAPNLRRSLLPWHILFGLFVYILALANAELGFLEKLTFLESSGLDKYGTEAFLVNFTALVVVLFGASVVVAAVAPARLEEPQGYAPIPEN, from the exons ATGGGGctgggcgtgcgggcggcgccCTTCACGTACGTGGCGCACGCGCTGGCCATCGCGGCGGCGGTCATGGTGCTGGTGTGGGCCATCCACTTCCGCGGAGGGCTCGCCATCGAGGCCACCGACAAGAACCTCATCTTCAAC GTTCATCCTGTTCTTATGCTGATTGGATATGTTATTATCGGCAGTGAAG CTATAATGGTATACAAGGTATTTCCAACGTTGAAACATGACACGGCTAAGCTTATCCATCTTATTCTACATGGCATCGCGCTTGTCCTTGGTGCGGTTGGAATATACTTTGCTTTCAAAAATCACAATGAAAGTGGGATTGCCAACCTTTACAGTCTGCATTCTTGGCTTGGGATCGGAACGATTACTTTGTATGGTATTCAG TGGATATTTGGATTCGTTACATTCTTCTTCCCTGGTGCTGCACCAAACTTGAGGAGGAGCCTCCTTCCTTGGCACATACTGTTTGGGCTATTCGTCTACATCTTAGCACTGGCTAATGCAGAACTCGGCTTTCTGGAGAAGCTCACTTTTCTCGAGAGCTCGGGCCTCGACAAATATGGTACCGAGGCATTCTTGGTGAACTTCACAGCATTGGTTGTCGTGCTATTTGGTGCTTCTGTCGTGGTAGCTGCTGTAGCTCCGGCTCGCCTGGAAGAACCACAGGGTTATGCTCCAATCCCAGAAAACTAG